A window from Candidatus Dadabacteria bacterium encodes these proteins:
- a CDS encoding glycoside hydrolase family 65 protein: MIKRERKGIYTAQHIYPPDPWRITEKQFYPELIGLGETIFCTSNGYIGMRGAFEEGNPSYQNFTIVNGFHETWPIIYGEEAFGFTKMGQTIVNVPDSKIIKLYVDDEPFYLPTATLLHFERFLDMRNGVVERNLIWEMFSGKQISIRSKRLVSMEHRHLAAISYEVTVLNDKAPVIISSEIIDHENYAEGNEEQLDRANGGDPRRASRLEHRILEPRLNDVRDTSVILCHSTRNSKMTITSGIEHTLETNCDYSHTSKAAGDRGKMVFMVDARKGEPISLTKYMTYHTTRTAPHTNEELRERARRSLKRAKKFGFSNLLEGQRKYLDKFWERSDVCVEMDSDEMTVSFQQAIRFSLFQMYQSSARVEGAGVPSKGLTGAGYDGHYFWDMEIYLMPFLIYTSPTIAENLLKFRYSMLDKSREYARRLNQRGAMFPWRTINGEEASAYYAAGTAQYHINADIVYALKKYVNVTGDHDFVPKYGAEILIETARLWSDIGFYSNSGEKKFEIHGVTGPDEYNTVVNNNTYTNLMARENLRLAAATVEKLEETEPELFKSLAHKTNLQISEIEDWKNAAEHIYIPYDEKLGIHPQDNYFLEKEKWDFENVPEDKYPILLHYHPLVIYRHKVVKQSDLVLAMFLLEKEFSQEEKRRNFDYYDPLTTGDSSLSACIQGIVAAKVGHMDKAMEYAENAVFMDLGDMGRNTVDGCHIASMGGTWMMFVFGFAGLANSGQKPEFIPNLPQEMLRLSFSVSILGNLIEVDLNHSEARYTLKNGNGIALSHAGVDFEISPESPTFVADT; this comes from the coding sequence ATGATAAAAAGAGAGAGAAAGGGCATATACACTGCACAGCACATATATCCTCCAGATCCGTGGAGAATAACAGAGAAGCAGTTTTATCCCGAACTAATCGGCCTTGGGGAAACTATCTTCTGCACCTCAAACGGCTACATAGGAATGCGGGGCGCCTTTGAAGAGGGAAACCCGAGCTACCAGAACTTCACCATAGTAAACGGCTTCCACGAAACATGGCCCATCATATACGGAGAGGAAGCCTTCGGGTTCACCAAAATGGGGCAGACCATAGTGAACGTTCCGGACTCAAAGATAATCAAGCTCTATGTAGACGATGAACCCTTTTACCTGCCAACCGCAACCCTCCTTCACTTCGAGCGATTCCTCGACATGAGAAACGGCGTGGTAGAAAGAAACCTCATATGGGAAATGTTCTCGGGAAAACAGATATCTATAAGGTCGAAAAGGCTAGTCTCCATGGAACATCGCCACTTGGCCGCCATATCTTATGAAGTAACGGTTCTCAACGACAAGGCCCCAGTAATCATATCTTCGGAAATAATTGATCACGAAAACTACGCCGAAGGGAATGAGGAACAGCTGGACCGAGCCAATGGAGGAGACCCGCGAAGGGCCAGCAGACTTGAACATCGGATCCTCGAACCCCGCTTAAACGATGTGCGGGACACGAGCGTGATTCTCTGCCACTCGACCCGAAACAGCAAGATGACGATCACCTCGGGAATCGAACACACGCTCGAGACAAACTGTGATTACTCCCATACGAGCAAAGCGGCAGGCGACCGCGGAAAAATGGTTTTCATGGTTGACGCCCGAAAGGGAGAACCGATAAGTCTTACAAAGTACATGACCTATCACACCACGAGAACTGCGCCGCACACAAACGAAGAACTTCGAGAAAGAGCTAGACGGAGCCTTAAAAGAGCCAAGAAGTTCGGGTTTTCGAATCTGCTTGAAGGACAGCGCAAGTATCTCGACAAATTCTGGGAAAGAAGCGACGTGTGCGTGGAGATGGACAGCGATGAGATGACTGTGTCCTTCCAGCAGGCGATAAGATTCAGCCTTTTCCAAATGTACCAGTCGTCGGCAAGGGTTGAAGGAGCCGGCGTGCCGTCCAAGGGTCTTACCGGAGCGGGCTACGACGGCCATTACTTCTGGGACATGGAAATATACTTAATGCCTTTTCTTATCTATACTTCGCCCACTATCGCCGAGAACCTTCTCAAGTTTCGCTACAGCATGCTTGACAAGTCTAGGGAATACGCAAGAAGGCTTAACCAGAGAGGAGCGATGTTTCCCTGGAGAACCATAAACGGGGAGGAGGCTTCAGCTTACTACGCTGCGGGAACCGCACAATACCATATAAATGCCGACATAGTCTACGCGCTCAAAAAATACGTTAACGTCACGGGAGATCATGATTTTGTCCCCAAGTACGGGGCGGAGATCCTGATTGAAACGGCGAGGCTCTGGAGCGATATTGGATTCTACTCGAACTCGGGAGAAAAAAAATTCGAAATACACGGCGTTACCGGCCCGGACGAGTACAACACCGTGGTAAATAATAACACCTATACTAATCTCATGGCCCGCGAGAACCTAAGACTCGCCGCAGCCACGGTTGAAAAACTCGAGGAAACCGAACCCGAACTTTTTAAAAGCCTCGCCCACAAAACCAACCTCCAAATCTCGGAAATAGAGGACTGGAAAAATGCCGCCGAGCACATATACATACCATATGACGAAAAACTCGGAATACACCCTCAGGACAACTATTTTCTCGAAAAGGAAAAATGGGATTTTGAAAACGTCCCGGAAGACAAGTACCCAATACTGCTCCACTACCACCCGCTGGTCATTTACCGCCACAAGGTAGTCAAGCAGTCGGATCTTGTACTTGCGATGTTTCTTCTTGAAAAGGAATTCTCGCAGGAAGAAAAAAGACGGAACTTTGATTACTACGACCCTCTTACAACGGGAGACTCTTCACTTTCGGCCTGCATACAGGGAATAGTTGCCGCCAAGGTCGGACATATGGACAAGGCGATGGAATACGCGGAAAACGCAGTTTTCATGGATCTGGGAGACATGGGGCGAAACACTGTTGACGGCTGTCACATAGCCTCCATGGGAGGAACGTGGATGATGTTTGTGTTCGGATTCGCCGGGCTCGCCAACAGCGGGCAAAAACCCGAATTCATCCCCAATCTTCCCCAGGAAATGCTCAGGCTCAGCTTTTCCGTCTCCATCTTGGGCAATCTGATAGAGGTGGACCTGAACCACTCGGAAGCCAGATACACGCTTAAAAACGGAAACGGAATAGCTCTTTCCCATGCGGGAGTCGATTTTGAAATTTCACCGGAGAGCCCAACATTCGTAGCAGATACCTGA
- a CDS encoding HAD-IA family hydrolase, whose amino-acid sequence MKAHALKTELLNGESVFSKNTYDAVLFDLDGIITTTEKIHSACWKKTFDEFLRAWASKKGEDFVPFNETDDYLEYVDGKPRYEGVRGFLLARAIELPEGNTNSPPGEQSVFGLGNRKNQLFTETLEKDPPGIYQTSVALARYLKEAGFRLAVVSSSRNCRAVMKATGVENLFEVTVDGVTAAEKGLRGKPQPDTFIEAASALGTKPARSIVIEDAAAGVTAGASGAFGLVIGVARKQNEEELFSNGADMVVSDLGEFGLGA is encoded by the coding sequence ATGAAAGCACATGCTCTTAAGACAGAACTTCTAAACGGAGAAAGTGTTTTCTCAAAAAACACCTACGATGCGGTTCTTTTCGATCTTGACGGAATAATTACCACAACTGAAAAAATTCACTCGGCCTGCTGGAAAAAGACATTTGACGAGTTCCTTCGTGCCTGGGCAAGTAAGAAGGGGGAGGACTTCGTTCCCTTCAACGAAACTGACGACTACCTTGAGTATGTCGACGGCAAACCCCGCTATGAGGGCGTGCGCGGCTTTCTGCTCGCGCGCGCAATAGAACTTCCCGAGGGCAATACAAACTCCCCTCCGGGTGAGCAATCAGTTTTCGGGCTCGGAAACAGGAAAAACCAGCTGTTCACGGAAACCCTTGAAAAAGACCCTCCCGGAATCTACCAGACATCCGTCGCGCTAGCCCGCTATCTTAAGGAAGCCGGGTTTCGCTTGGCAGTTGTATCTTCAAGCAGGAACTGCCGGGCTGTGATGAAGGCCACCGGAGTAGAAAACCTTTTCGAGGTAACGGTGGACGGGGTAACGGCAGCAGAAAAAGGTCTTCGGGGAAAACCGCAACCTGATACCTTTATTGAAGCCGCCTCGGCTCTTGGAACCAAGCCCGCAAGAAGTATCGTTATCGAGGATGCGGCGGCAGGAGTGACGGCGGGAGCGAGTGGGGCTTTCGGACTGGTAATCGGAGTAGCCAGGAAGCAAAACGAAGAGGAACTTTTTTCAAACGGAGCGGACATGGTCGTAAGCGATCTGGGAGAGTTCGGGCTTGGTGCGTAG
- a CDS encoding SDR family oxidoreductase produces MKLEGKSAIITGGSLGIGQVTALLFANEGANVLITGRTESTLAEAAELAKDSPGSIEYLVSDVSKEEDCKEAVEHAIKLFGKIDILFNNAGVLPLSNTHETSIEDWDQVFAINVRGTFMMSKFSIPHMIEQGGGTIINNSSILGIKAIPGTAAYNSTKGAVSQLTRSMALEYGANGIRVNAINPGTTLTPMVQAFLDNSPPELDAYLKGLQPITGHLGRFATPEEMAHAVLFLCDSENVAYMTGAELSVDGGWIAN; encoded by the coding sequence ATGAAACTTGAGGGTAAATCCGCGATAATCACCGGTGGCAGTCTGGGAATAGGACAGGTCACGGCGCTTCTTTTTGCAAATGAGGGCGCGAATGTTCTTATAACCGGCAGAACTGAAAGCACTCTTGCGGAGGCTGCGGAGCTGGCCAAGGATTCTCCAGGCAGCATAGAGTATCTCGTAAGCGACGTGTCGAAGGAAGAGGACTGCAAGGAAGCTGTGGAGCACGCCATAAAGCTTTTCGGCAAAATCGACATACTGTTTAATAACGCAGGGGTGCTTCCTCTCTCAAATACTCACGAGACATCTATTGAGGACTGGGACCAGGTATTTGCCATTAACGTAAGGGGCACCTTCATGATGTCCAAGTTCTCGATTCCACACATGATCGAGCAGGGTGGAGGCACAATAATCAACAATTCCTCCATACTGGGAATTAAAGCCATACCGGGTACCGCTGCATATAATTCCACCAAAGGAGCGGTGTCGCAGCTCACAAGAAGCATGGCTCTTGAGTACGGGGCAAACGGTATCAGAGTAAACGCCATAAATCCCGGCACTACCCTGACTCCGATGGTACAGGCTTTTCTTGACAATTCACCCCCAGAGCTTGATGCATATCTGAAGGGACTTCAGCCTATAACCGGGCACTTGGGCCGTTTCGCGACTCCCGAGGAAATGGCGCACGCGGTGCTTTTCCTCTGCGACAGCGAAAACGTAGCGTATATGACGGGAGCGGAGCTTTCCGTTGACGGCGGGTGGATAGCTAACTAG